Proteins found in one Balneolaceae bacterium genomic segment:
- a CDS encoding AlpA family phage regulatory protein has protein sequence MNFETYLTQTIQNAVKEAVAREFDDLKKTLMHLENLQSRSTQTQTSTSKGEIIRPKELAEMLSLSISTIYKMYSEGQLPTKVKISSQAVGWLRSDIEEWILQRKEGHVLTKFAVR, from the coding sequence ATGAACTTTGAAACCTACCTCACCCAAACCATCCAGAATGCAGTTAAAGAAGCTGTGGCCAGGGAGTTCGATGATTTAAAGAAAACTTTAATGCATCTCGAAAACTTACAGAGTCGGTCTACTCAAACACAAACTTCTACTTCAAAGGGAGAAATTATACGGCCAAAAGAGTTGGCTGAGATGCTTTCCTTAAGCATTTCAACGATTTATAAAATGTATAGTGAAGGCCAATTACCAACCAAGGTGAAGATTTCCAGTCAGGCAGTGGGTTGGCTTAGGTCGGATATTGAGGAGTGGATTTTGCAGAGGAAGGAAGGGCATGTGCTGACGAAATTTGCTGTTCGTT